From Ictalurus punctatus breed USDA103 chromosome 2, Coco_2.0, whole genome shotgun sequence:
agctgttatattGTGATAACAGGGAGGGCATGGTATCTTAGAGGTTAGAatgttcgaatcccacctctgccatGTGTGAGTTTGTATGTACTCCCTGtgttttcctcccccaatccaaagacatgtgttgtaggctgattggcatttccaaaactGCCTGCACTatgtgtgtgcgattatgcCCTACGATGGGTGTagcctgccttgtgccctgaatcccctgggataggctccaggctccccatgaccctgtgtagtgtaaacggtacagaaaatggatggatggatattttgaTAACAGGAGCTATcgtgttttgcagatgttccacaacattaaatgtaactataaccttataaaatgtgttgttatttaattaataaaaaatggaTTGTTGTCAAATTACTGCAgcatgaggaataaaacatgtcactATGTGTTGTtttaggaaattaatcaaccaCCCTGTCATGTGTTTTACCTTAGCCTTGGTTTTCTACCCCAAACTCCTCTTATTGAGTGTTTTGGTACAAAACACAAATGACCttcaatgcaaaaataaatatatatataaatatgtataaaaattaGTTGCTGTAATAACATTTTATCACacaagtaataataaataaaataaaaccaagtgaagtgtttaaaaaaagcatttatataGCATTCAGTAATCATGTATCAGGTTACTTTTAAGACAGGAATTTTTTTCCAGCTGCAGATGGTGCGTAACCTCCCTTGTCAAGTATTTGAGAGGATTGGGGACTTTTTTTGTTTCCAGTTAATATTTGCGCtagcaaatataaacaaatatgactATGATATATTAATTGTTTGGCAGCAATACACTGAGAGTCATAACACTTAATAGCTGGAACTGGGTCTGACTCAAGAGGCTTCTCCAAATGGTCCAGTAGTAATCAACATATTTTGACTGTCATCAATAAATACCAATGTTTAGACAACTTTAGACAACATGTGAGCTAATGAAGCTGCTGCTTCCCTCAATACAGACAATGGCTTTTTCTGTTTCCAGTGAGATGCTGCAGTTTGATATCTATAAGGTTTCTTAATATGGATGTTTTTCCCTAAAAATTTGTTTcatagcacacacacattcaaatataggagcaatttagcatagccacaCCAACTAGTGGCATGTATTTTGGAAGTGGGAGGAAAGCAGAGAGCCCTGAGAAAACCCATGTAGACATTGAAAgcactctgcacagacagtaatctgAGCACAGAGTCGAAGCTGGGGGCCTAGAACTGTGAGATAGCACTGTGCttgattattatataattataataataataatgattactATACTCCGGCCTATGTTGGCTAtagaacttgttttttttttgctgccaaTGCTGCTGTTATACAGTACTTGTTGCtgcaacactgcaaaaatagtttacagtttacagcccaccttctgtgtatttattgaccagttctgtttatttattctcctgcactcgtctcacactgaTGTTTATTGCACCATATGCAGTCTTgcatactgttctgtgttgcaccatggtcgtGCACCATGTATAATAGTAATGTATaaccagtaataataataattataataattataatgttctccacatgccaaaaatgcttgattttgctgcggcttttatTCCAaaaccccatccagggtgtcccccatctgcgataggctccaggcgcCTTGTGACCcggtgtaggataagcagcacagaaaatggatggatggatggatggataatacaTGCTACTCGTACTCGTGTACGATATATATAGTCCTGCCTCAAGTCCCAGATGCAACAAGGAGTACTTGGTCTTGTCCTGTTacctgagacagacagaaagagtcAAAGGAAGAAGGCAAAAATgcttacacgcacacacacacacataccagaaTGCATATTATTCAGCAATAACACAGTACACATCTTCTAGAAGACTGGATGAAGTGCATAATAGTGTATACTGATgaaggtttttatttgcatGCTATCTTAACATAAACCCTGATTTAACCCAGGATAACACACACGTCTGCGAACGCATGTTCTGTACAGGGACTTCTGCAACCGAAATTACCAGCGAGTGAGGCGCTATAGAGCTCGCCAGGCGCTCCAGACTGGACCCTGCACAACCTCCTCCGCTCCCATGTGAAGCCCATTCCGCTTTAATCCATCTTCACCTCCTCCTTATAATTGCAGCTTTCTCCTCCTATAGATACTGCGCCGTTTTGCGGTGCCGCGGGCAAAAAATGTCCGATTTTGAAGAGTTCGAGAAACAGCTGAGCGAAAATCGGCAAGGTAATATGTTTTCCATGAAATATTTATTGTCTACACCTTGCATTTAATACTGTCGTTTCATAATTTGCTCCGGTGTTGCTGCTGCCTAGATAACGCGAGTTGTCATGGACAGTTAAACCGATAATGTAGCCGTTAGCTTCTTCGCTAGGTAGTTGATTACCTCACTGTAACTGAACGCAACAGGGGTGTGTCTCAATTGGCTGTCTACTGCCTACATAGGTGCactatattgtatataaaatgaCCGCGTCTGCCCTCTGTGTAGTGCACTTCATACACTGTACAGAGCCGTTTGGGATGTAGCCATGGAAATCCGATAGTCTTTGGCGATACGATAGTCCTTCAGTTGGTTCCTCAGTTAAATCTGTTTAGGCCAGTAATGTTTTAATTGATTATTCTATAGTTAGGtttgaaatataaatgtaataaacaccCAGATACCTCAAAACTCATATGCTATCTGTGGGTTTATTTCCCGGTCTGTAGTAATGTTGCCGGAAGACACTTGTTAAAGAGTGATCCTCCGGTTATCAGTACAGGACTCTGACAGTCTTGGTCGAAAACCAAAAGTTTAATGATTACTACGCCCACCTCATATCTTTAATGAATACtttaactgtgttttttttcttcttcaccctTATAACCGCTTGTTGGGTTTGACAGCTCGAGTTGCGCTTGAGCGTTAGTGAGTCACGTGACCATCCATGTGCGATGTACTCTATAATTTATCTAAAAGCATATAGTTTCTcttaaaacatgtttggatcgGATTACGTTTATATGGAGAGGGGGAGTAATGCAGTTACATACCTGGGGTTTTAATCCTGTCTCTCGAGTCTTTGACaagtcattttaaatgttacatatatatttttgttgttcagCTTATCATGCTCTACAATACTTGTTTTGGTTTAGTTTCAGGAATagacaattaaataataataataatataaaaaaacacttcctgATGTGTCCGTATACTGACAAAAGAGTACAAAacctcttttgtttgtttgtttgtttatttatatagccaACATGTCAAGTCAGATTAACATACAGTATTACCTGGGGTATTTTCTGCAAGTCTTTGTGTTAGGTAAAAAATGGCATAATCTTTCCAGATGTAGGACGTGCGGTCCTTAAAAATGACCGACATGACACATTTTGAAGGgactaaaatcccagagatacacctgtaataaattatattacCTCACCTACCTATGTAAAACTACTCCAGACCAAAAAGAGCTTAAACTAGATAAAAATGCATCTAAACTGTAGGTATATATAGGTGTAAAAATGCATCTAAAACCAGTGATCACTAACCCTgctcctggagatctaccttcctgcaggtttcatctccaatcaAAATCTacaacacctgttttagttgatcaagaacttcttaaggcaatgattagatgggcaggtgggcacaattatggttggagctaaagtcttcaattgtctttattgtttaaccttttaatcttttgttcagaaaattcacaaaaatgaatggaggaatggtctcggatcccttgccatttattctccaaactcatcaggactcagagctgttatcttggcaaagggaggtattgactaaaaggatgccaataattgttgcacacctatatttatttattattattattattttttatataaacctgttttgtttgcagttgtttgatatccatgagagcaaagtatttttgtgaatttttaaaacaaaagatcaaaaagttaaacaaaaatgttttcctagccttctttgctcatatttaccaagggtgccaatattagtggagggcacaaAATATGCATTTGCATCTCAATGTCGTCACAAATGACTGTTGATAATGGCATGTTTTTAGGATGTTTAATTGTCATGCTGTATTTGTATCATCATGATGACTGCATTGGAAATAGAATTGGGTGCTTGTTGCAGATGTTTTTTGATTGTCAAGGTAAAGGACTTCGCAATTTATTTAACAGTCTCTTTTCTTAAACAAAGTCAACTGATCAGTGATATTTACTCATCCCCTCCCTTCCCTccaaatacagagagagagaaggagaagcaCAGGAAAAGGAGCCGGAGTGGCTCACCAAGTCGTGGTGAGAAACATCACAGCCGAGAGAAACGCAAAAGCCGTGATTGCCGGAGCAGCTCCAGAGATCATAAAAAACACAGGTGCCTGTACAAGATCATTAACCGTCCCATGTTTTAGACAGTATTTGGCTCAGAAGAGCTGTTGAACCCATGCATTTAACAAGCCACTTCTCatgtaatgttaatatttaaagcACTGGATCAGATCAGTACAAGGAATATTTGTAATGCTGATAATGTCCTCTGTGCTGTGTTTAGCTAAGATCTATATTGGTGAAAAAAGTGCTGGCAGAATATATTGCTTGTTAATCATTATTACAATATTGGTCTTtgctaattttatatatatatatataagccctctaataacaatttttttgtgttcCTGGTATAAGCATTTTGGTTAGCcaaaattccatccatccattttctgtattgcttaACAAACACTGGGTCGTGGGAAGCCTGGAGtgtatcccaggggacttggggcacaaggcgggcgACACCCTAGgcagagtgccaatccatcgcagggcacaatcacacactacagacaatttagagatgccaaacagcctacagcgcatatggggaggaaaccggagtagccagaggaaacccccaaagcatgcggagaacatgcaaactctacacacacagggtagaggctggaattgaacccccaaccctggaggtgcgaggcaaacgtgctaaccactaagccacagtgcaGCCAACCCCTCCCCTCCTCCCGTTAGCCAAAATTCAATATTGAttaataataacttttttattattgcaaTAAATACTTGATATTTTACCACAGTTTATGATGACTATcagaaatatttaacattaatgacattttgttaaaaatcacaatgcaaaaaaatattccTCAGTAGGAGCAGTCAGTGTGACACGTTGGTCCCCATGTTAATGAAACCTTCATAAGATCTTCATCTGGTACTGATGAATCTTGCCTTTGCTGGGATGGAGATATGTGATGCTGATTTcaaatgagggggaaaaaaatagggAACTTTGGATGACTTCCATCTGGAATACAGGGGTAATGAATTGACCTCTCACGATTACATTTTAGCTGACGATTAATTGTCTAACTCATGTCATTCAtgatttagttgtttttttcagttcattttaaagCATGTTTATAATATGAGATCTAAAAGAATAATAACACACTTGCATCAAAAAAGCAGCATTGCAGGCAAAAATACAATCAGTGTAGCATGAATCCGTTGCTAGGTATATCACAAATTGCAGCATGTCATAATGATAATCAAGTCTATTTTAAAATCGGTGTGTGTACTGATAGCAGTCAACTTGTTtcatttcagtttcattttgTGTCATTCGGTTGGCAGTTGTACAGGGAAATGTTATTTAGATTTGTTAATTACGCTGGAGAATGTATTAATCAGATTCTGTCACTTGTCAGATGTTGGCCAGCAATTTCTTTTTGTCTTGTTCAGTCATTCTCCACggagaacaagaaagaaaaaggcaTACAAATACTGGGATGTTCCAGCGCCAGGATTTGAACACATCACACCACTGCAGTACAAGGCTATGCAAGGTACAGCAAATTTCCATCTTTAATCATGTAGTCAGTGCAGATCAAGAGATTTGTACAGAGCAGAGTGCctaaaatatctaaaatatgtttgtggggttttttttggcctTTATTTAATACATCTAAAAAATAGCACTGTAGTACTAATACATAACAGTAATAGtatagcagtagtaatagcacTTTTTTTGGTAGAAGGAAGATACTCAAGATTCAGTTCATGATCTGTTGTTATAAAACTGTAATGTGCATTATGGCATGACAGTATTATTTTTAGGTGTCCATATTATTTAataggggtgtaacgatacaTTGGCATGATGCATCCTGATGCAAAAATGTGATTATATGCATTGTGGAAATGTACAATATGAATTATGCATCTCATGAaattgcactgtttgaacactaGCACATCTCATATAGAGTTAAATTTATTGAGCGCAGACcggtcacatgatcacattcTTCCTAGGAGAGCCTTTACAATCATATGCACTTGTTCAGTGACGGAGAGCCCGATAGCTCTAGATTGCGATGACTaacacacattatacattatatggtTACGCTATATGGGTACACATTACGTTATAATGGTTAAAAACGTTCTTCAGTTACTTTCAAAGAACACCAGCCTCATGTCGGTGTAATCTGCGGTGCCCAAGAAAGTCGGACATTTTAGTCGACTTTGGAGCTCTGTTTCTGCTGCATTATGTTTCAGTCTATCATTTTCAAATTCCCCAGGTCAGATAAAACATTTTGTgagaatttttaaatgtatttatttatgtttaaggTATGGTGAAtctgtagtacattttgtttacaataataAACCCTTGTTCATACcaatctttaatttatttagttttatacagacaaagcttcacattgttttgcattgttctttttttttcattctagttttgttaaaattttctgaaaattgaattgaatcgaatcaTGAACGCAGTATCGTGAATCGAATTGAATCATGACTGGAGTGTCGTTACACCCCTATTATTTAATGTGTGCTTAATCGTTAAAACAGTTCACAAAACTTTGACAGCTAGGTCACTTCAACTGTGGTACAGTGCTTTGTCCCTGACTGCAGTCGTCATTAAAGCACAGGGTGTTGCTAAATCCCAGCACTAGTCACAAATATCAGGTTTTGTTTCATCTCCATTGTCTTCATTTCAAACTGTTCAGTCTATGGCATCCCAAAACATTACATATTTTAGACCTGGGGAAGGGTTACTGGCTGATTTGCAAGGCACATATGCACAGTTTTCATGTGTGcagttacattacattacatcaacATTGTCAACTTTTTTTCAGGGGAaactatttatgtatttacaaaATAGTGTAATTTCTATTTAAAGTGCAGACAAAGTGCATTGGTAGTAATTgggaaattttatttatttatttatttatttatttatttatttatttttctttttattaaatttttatttaacctGGTAAAATTCTTGTTGAGATTAAAAGTCTCTTTTTCAAGGGAGACCTGGCCAAGAGGGCAGCATACAcggtttcagaaaaaaaaccgACAAAGCAATCATACAGTACAGTCAACAAAACATAGATTGGATTTAAATAACCCAAAGAATGACTCGCTTTTATTACTTAAATATAGAcaagaagagagtttaaaatgtAGAGTTTTAGGGTAGAGTTATTGGGTACATATGATGGTGAATTAATTATCCTTCTCTCAATCACTAGTGTTTGGAACGAGTCTGTAATGTAGCATTTATCTACGTATTGTAGCTGCTGGGCAGATCCCCACCATAGCTCTGCTGGCTACATCCAGTACAGCAGGAATGGCTGTGACACCAGCGCAGGTGCCTGCTGCTGGCAGCCAAATGACCAGACAAGCCCGACGTCTGTATGTTGGCAACATACCATTTGGAGTCACTGAGGTGAGCATCCCAAATtagcattataataataataaggtatAACTGCAAAGGTAATAAAGGCACTGTACAGGTATGATCGCCACTCTGAATCTGTTCAGCATTCAGCTCTCAGATTCCTAACTAAGCATTCAACTCGTCATTTTGTTGTGTGCAGAAAAGTAGGACGAGTAAGTCTCATTGGGATTGTCTTTCATTTTTAGTAACTTGGCACCTTTGTAAATGAGGGCTTGCCCTTAAAGCTGAAGATTAtccaaattatattattatcatcaaGATTGACATTATAGGTTCTCATGTCTGTattggggtgcacggtggcttagtggtagCAAGTTCACCTCACACCACCAAGGCTGGTGGATGGATTCCCGCTgctaccctgtgtgtgcagagtttgcatgttctccccgtgctgcgggggtttcctctgggtactctggtttcctcccccagtccaaagacatggatggtaggctgattggcatgtctacagtgtccgtagtgtatgaaaaggtgtgtgtgtgtgtgtgtgtgccctgcgatggattggcaccctgtccagggtgtaccccgctccctgggataggctccaggtttcctgtgaccctgaaggataagcagtatagaaaatggatgaatagatggatgtcTGTATTGACAGGCAATTGCTTAAGCTGACCACTAATAGGAAGAAGTACAGTATATATcctttaataacattaataaaccTTTTAATAATCTTAATAACAAACCACTTTCTGTTGCCTTTTAGGAGTCAATGGCAGAGTTCTTCAATACtcaaatgagatttgttggACTTTCACAAACACCAAGCAACCCTGTGCTTGCAGTGCAGATCAATCAGGATAAGAACTTCGCCTTCCTTGAGGTAAGTAATCCTTCATATTGAGTTGCTTATTAGTTCCCTTGATGCTTAAAATGTACTGCATGGATGCACACAACAATCAAAGGGCATGATGTATAAGGGAAAGAGTGATCTCATGGATCACATGGATCTCAGTCGGCTGGAGCTGCAAGCAACTACAGTGTTAACTTTACATTGCGTTGTTGAACAGCTCCTTAAATGTCTTAATTTTTCTGAAGTTACGAAgatattgaattattttaaattcaaatttacATAATAATATCCTTAATCTcatcttatttattttccttttgattttttttttttatcttagtGTAAGCTTAGTCTAAGCTGATAATATAATGTACTGGGAAGATGACTGAAATATTTCtcatgattttaaaaaccttttgatctgaaggtgtatgattaaatgtttgaaatctgtgttgtagacaaaaatatgccaacatattcgtttctttcattagaaaactaacattttatttacaaaaaaactattttttaaacttggagcaaaatattcagaaaacagccaataagtgtccagtataggtgtgaactcctttaatactgtttaaaaagcatctcagggggattcctcaagaaatcggttgagaaaatgccaagaatacatttctggaaattctaggcaaaaatggtgtctactttgaagatgataaaatattaaattattttgattcatttgagatttttatttatttatttatttttttttttttacaacataattcccatagttccatttgtgttactccagagttttgatgactatttttattattctaaaatgtggaaaaacgaaataaaaataaagaatgagtgtgtctaatcttttgactggtagtgtatgtCCTAATATTTTTGCCCATTGAATGGAGAAGTTTAGTAAATGGCAATTTCCAAGTCTTACCACAGATTGGAACGAGGTCTACATCCAAAATAAACCTTGGCCTTATTTCAGTGTACCTCACAGACAACACAGGGTGGATTACAGGCTTgacaaattgttgttttttaaatttttatttttatttttagaagcTTTACCTACATAGCAAGCGCAGCATAATATGATATGCATGTAGAGCAAAGTCTTCTCAGTCTTCATGACTGCAGTGAGCATTAAAAAATGCTTTCCTTCAGTTTCGATCTGTAGATGAAACCACACAGGCCATGGCATTTGACGGAATCAACTTTCAGGGGCAGGCACTGAAGATCCGCCGACCTCATGACTATCGACCTCTGCCTGGTATTTCTGAGCAGCCTGCTTTCCATGTACCAGGTGAGTAACATGTGCTTACATTTGATTAGCTGTGATGCCATGAGCTTAGTAATTAGCACATAATGTAGttgtaaaaatatttgtagGTATTGAGAAATTAAccaaaattatttaatattcaatattGGCAATTGAGAAATTAAATGTGATCACTAATATTTATCAGTAATCATCACAATGTAAAATTATTGCCTTATGTGTGCCTGAATAGATTTGATTTAATTATTAAGTACGTTTTCAAtttttttactactgttttgcaccCCCAGGAGTTGTATCCACAGTTGTACCAGACTCTCCCAATAAACTCTTCATTGGAGGTTTGCCCAACTATCTTAATGATGATCAGGTATTTTTTTAACCTCTTGCACAAAATgctagtagtttttttttcttacaccaTCCATCTTAGAATAGCACTAAATAGCATACATGTTTTCCAGTTGTCTGACTTATTTAGGTTGTACTGATTAAGCTCAGTAATTGTAACGCCACTATGCCTATAGATGGTGGTGGTCTTAGCTTTTAACTTAATGTTTATGATTGCAAAAGGCAATTTTAGATACACAGTTATTCAGTAATAAGTATAATAAGACTAGTGATGTTATAAAAGtaactctttttttaaattcaatttatcAAACCATGATGGTAAGATTAAAAAGTGAAAGGACAGATTTTCCATCTAGGCGCATTATTCCACTTGCTTAAACATCTGTTGATTTATCAGCTTGTGTAAAAAGATGCTAACAGAGGGTAAACGggttgatttattattattcatactgaTGTTTGAGTAAGTTAATTCCTAAATAGTAAAACGTCAAACTGTGATTTTAGATATTGAATCAATACTTAAAAGAGACCTGGGGTTTGTCCTTTGcccattttattgtttattaaatatacagtactgtgcaaaagtcttaagcTTATGTAATTCTGCAAAGCAATGATACCTTCAGAATGAAacgaaatgtttctacatataAGAAAATTGCTGTAAAGTGTAAAATACTAAAACAAgtcaatatttaaaatgaacactttttaacaaaaaaattatattggtTTTCTTTACATAAACtgtcattaatttatttaggaAATTGACTTGTATGTTTTTCCAACTATCTTGAAGAAACTGCCATAGTTCTTCTAGAGACCTTGGTTTTTGCATTTACATCTGTTTCTGCAGCTAAAATCCAGAGAACTTCCATTACatttttaactgaaaatataGTGCATTCTGTAATGTGTGATGCCCTGAATTTGACTTTTTTCCAGCAACAACATGTctcaaattgttttattccttttatatcaGTACAGTTTGTCAGTGATGatattttttcaatttttatGAAAGAATCTGTTATATCTTTA
This genomic window contains:
- the LOC108255936 gene encoding splicing factor U2AF 65 kDa subunit isoform X3, giving the protein MSDFEEFEKQLSENRQEREKEKHRKRSRSGSPSRGEKHHSREKRKSRDCRSSSRDHKKHSHSPRRTRKKKAYKYWDVPAPGFEHITPLQYKAMQAAGQIPTIALLATSSTAGMAVTPAQVPAAGSQMTRQARRLYVGNIPFGVTEESMAEFFNTQMRFVGLSQTPSNPVLAVQINQDKNFAFLEFRSVDETTQAMAFDGINFQGQALKIRRPHDYRPLPGISEQPAFHVPGVVSTVVPDSPNKLFIGGLPNYLNDDQVKELLTSFGPLKAFNLVKDSATSLSKGYAFCEYVEIGATDQAVAGLNGMQLGDKKLIVQRASVGAKNANPTVITESLVSLQVPGLQRLQNSAMPTTVLCLLNMLLPEELLDDDDYEEILEDVREECCKYGSVRSIEIPRPVHGVEVPGCGKIFVEYGSAADCQKAMQALTGRKFANRVVVTKYYDPDLYHRHEF
- the LOC108255936 gene encoding splicing factor U2AF 65 kDa subunit isoform X2, which codes for MEEWSRIPCHLFSKLIRTQSCYLGKGREKEKHRKRSRSGSPSRGEKHHSREKRKSRDCRSSSRDHKKHSHSPRRTRKKKAYKYWDVPAPGFEHITPLQYKAMQAAGQIPTIALLATSSTAGMAVTPAQVPAAGSQMTRQARRLYVGNIPFGVTEESMAEFFNTQMRFVGLSQTPSNPVLAVQINQDKNFAFLEFRSVDETTQAMAFDGINFQGQALKIRRPHDYRPLPGISEQPAFHVPGVVSTVVPDSPNKLFIGGLPNYLNDDQVKELLTSFGPLKAFNLVKDSATSLSKGYAFCEYVEIGATDQAVAGLNGMQLGDKKLIVQRASVGAKNANPTVITESLVSLQVPGLQRLQNSAMPTTVLCLLNMLLPEELLDDDDYEEILEDVREECCKYGSVRSIEIPRPVHGVEVPGCGKIFVEYGSAADCQKAMQALTGRKFANRVVVTKYYDPDLYHRHEF
- the LOC108255936 gene encoding splicing factor U2AF 65 kDa subunit isoform X1; this encodes MSSQMTVDNGMFLGCLIVMLYLYHHDDCIGNRIGCLLQMFFDCQEREKEKHRKRSRSGSPSRGEKHHSREKRKSRDCRSSSRDHKKHSHSPRRTRKKKAYKYWDVPAPGFEHITPLQYKAMQAAGQIPTIALLATSSTAGMAVTPAQVPAAGSQMTRQARRLYVGNIPFGVTEESMAEFFNTQMRFVGLSQTPSNPVLAVQINQDKNFAFLEFRSVDETTQAMAFDGINFQGQALKIRRPHDYRPLPGISEQPAFHVPGVVSTVVPDSPNKLFIGGLPNYLNDDQVKELLTSFGPLKAFNLVKDSATSLSKGYAFCEYVEIGATDQAVAGLNGMQLGDKKLIVQRASVGAKNANPTVITESLVSLQVPGLQRLQNSAMPTTVLCLLNMLLPEELLDDDDYEEILEDVREECCKYGSVRSIEIPRPVHGVEVPGCGKIFVEYGSAADCQKAMQALTGRKFANRVVVTKYYDPDLYHRHEF
- the LOC108255936 gene encoding splicing factor U2AF 65 kDa subunit isoform X4 codes for the protein MSDFEEFEKQLSENRQGNMFSMKEREKEKHRKRSRSGSPSRGEKHHSREKRKSRDCRSSSRDHKKHRFCHLSDVGQQFLFVLFSHSPRRTRKKKAYKYWDVPAPGFEHITPLQYKAMQAAGQIPTIALLATSSTAGMAVTPAQVPAAGSQMTRQARRLYVGNIPFGVTEESMAEFFNTQMRFVGLSQTPSNPVLAVQINQDKNFAFLEFRSVDETTQAMAFDGINFQGQALKIRRPHDYRPLPGISEQPAFHVPGVVSTVVPDSPNKLFIGGLPNYLNDDQVKELLTSFGPLKAFNLVKDSATSLSKGYAFCEYVEIGATDQAVAGLNGMQLGDKKLIVQRASVGAKNANPTVITESLVSLQVPGLQRLQNSAMPTTVLCLLNMLLPEELLDDDDYEEILEDVREECCKYGSVRSIEIPRPVHGVEVPGCGKIFVEYGSAADCQKAMQALTGRKFANRVVVTKYYDPDLYHRHEF